The region CCCGAGGAAGGCCTCGTCGAGCAGGAACACGATCCGCTCGTCCTCGGTGGAGACTCGCGCGCCGGTCGGCCGGGTCCGGCGGAGCGCGGCGAGCTCGCGCGCGAGCAGGTCGCGGGGCCAGCGCAGCTCGTAGTCCGCGGAGCCGAAATCGGGGTCGGGAACGCGGGCGACCCTACCGGCTATTACCCGGGATTCCCTGCATTATCCCGGGTAATAGCGGGGCGGGGCGGACCCGCCCCGGCCGCGCCGCCGCACCCCGTGCGGCGCCGCCCCGTGCGGTGCCGCAGTGTCCGGCACCATGCCCAGCATGGTCGAGTCGTGACGGAACCGGAGCCGAATAGGCTGAGTGCCGACCTGGTGGTCAACCAGCAGGGCCGGGTGACGATCCCGGCGCAGATCCGCCGGGAGGCCGGGATCGAGGCCGGCACCCCGCTGGTGGTCTACGTCGAGGACGGCCGGGTCGTGCTGGAGACCCGGGAGCGGCTCGCCCAGCGGATCCGCCGCGAGATCGCCGACTCCTGGACCGGGGAGGGCTCGGTGGTCGACGAGCTGATCGCCGACCGCCGCGCCGAGGCCGCCCGCGAGGACCGGTCGTGACTGCGCCCGCGGCGCCGGCCCCGGTCGTGCTCGACACCTCCGCGGTGCTGGCCTGGCTGCGCGGCGAGCCCGGCGCCGCCGTGGTCGACCCGCTGCTCGGCGCCGCGGTGATGTCCGCGGCGAACTGGTCGGAGACCTGGCAGAAGCTGCACCAGCACGGCGTCGACGCCGACCGGGCCACCCGCCGGCTGCGCCTGCTCGGGGTCCGGGTCGAGCCGCTCACCGCGGCCGACGCGGTCACCGCCGCCCGGCTCCGCGACCGCACGCGCAACGCGGGCCTGTCCCTCGGGGACCGGTGCTGCCTGGCCCTCGCCGAGCGCGTGGGCTGTACCGCGGTCACCGCCGACACCGCCTGGCCCAGCTCCCCCTCGACGATCTCGCCCTGACCGTCCGACTCATCCGCTGAGCAGCACCCGTCCTCCAACTGTCTGCCGCGAACAAGGGCGCGCGATGGCCCAGGCTCCCGCGCCGGCCCCCGGTCGCGGTCCCCGGCCTCGACGACGAACTCGGCCCGGCGACCGGGCGAACTGGAGCCCGACCTCTCGCCGGGCCCCAGCCGTGCCCGGCCGACCCCACGGTCGGCCTGCGACCGGGGAGCGGACGAACAACGACCGCACGACGCGCTGCTGACAGCCACACCGCGCGAGACCCCGTCCAAGTACCCGTCCGCCGCAGTACGACACCTCGCCACGACACCTCGTCCTGCCGGCCGCGCTGAGCCGCAGCGGACCACCACCACCACGAAGGCTGTCCACGTGGCCGGCGACGGTCGTAGCCTGCGAACAGTGTCGAGCGGCATCAACGGACCGCCGGGCGAATACGGAACGCATCAGGCCCCAGTTCCCGGTAATGGGGCCATGCTGGAGGTGGGTCCAGTTCCCCTCTCACGGAGGTCTGGATCAAGGGGCGGCCAAGGGGGAGTTAGGTCCCCCGCGGTCGCCCCGCCTGCCGTTCCGCTATCGGGGTGGCGCCGCCGGGTCCTGGACCTCTACGACCACCCACCGACCGATAGCCGGGTGGTCTGCGTGGACGAGTTCGGACGGCTGAACCTGCAGCCCCGCACGGGCAAAGCCTGGCGGCCCCAGCGTCGGCCGCGCCGGCAGCGGGCCACCTACACCCGCACGGCCGGGGTGATGCACATGCTCGCCGCACTCGACCTGACCACCGGCAAGCTGTTCTATCGGATCGAAGACCGCAAACGCTGGATCGAGTTCCTCGACCCGCTCAAGGTCCTGCGCGCCCACTGGCTCGGCGAGAAGCTCTACGTGGTCTGCGACAACTTCTCCCCACACCGCCACGCCCGGGTCCGCTTGTGGTGCGCCGCGAACGCGGTCGAGTTGGTGTTCTTACCGACCTACGGCTCGTGGTTGAACTGGATCGAGGCCGAGTTCGCCGCGCTGCGCTACTTCGCCCGGGGCGGCACCGACCACCGCACGCACGAGGAGCAGAACGCCGCGATCGGCTCCTACGTCCGCTGGCGCAACGCCCGAGCCCAACCGAAGGTCAACTTCGCCGTCAACTCACCGATCCGGAGCTGGACAAGTTACCCGGCCAAAGCTGCGTGACAGACCACTAGAAAGGCTGAGCGGTACGAGCGTGCGATCTCATGGCGCCGGCTCGGTCACCAACTTAGCCGCTATAACAGATCTTGAATCTGCGCCATCGGCAGGTAACGACCGCGCGAGCAGGAGCGAGTTCACGAGGCAACTGGAATGAGCACCCGGATCTTACGCAGGAGGTACTTCGTGGCATCGATCATGAGATGGGTTCAGACAGGAGCAGTCGCTGCGACCGCGGCTCTCCTGCCGACGCTTATGCCAACGGCGGCCGCCGCCGCACCGCCCCCTAGGGGCGAAACGACTACGCTTACTTTTCCTAGCGGTGAGCTGTGCGCCTTCCCGGTTAAGATCGTCGTGAATGACGCCACGAAGCTTCACTCTGGTCCAGGGGCTGTCTTCAGCACTGGCACGTTGACGGCAACGATAACCAATGACGCCACAGGGAAAAAGCAGACCTTCAATGTCTCGGGCCCGACGTTCAAAAACGGGACGCTCACTGGTCCCGCGTTGGTCCTGCAGCCAGCGTCTGCCGGACTTGGGCCAGCCTTCCTAATTGTGAATAAGGGTCGCGTAACATTCACGGAGAACAACACAATCGCGACCATCACGGGCAATACAACGGATGTGTGTGCGGTTCTTGCCTGAGCTGGTAGACGAAGTCGCGGACGCGCCTCCGCGTGTACGTGGGCATTCTAAGAGCCGTCATCAGGCTCGGAGGGATACGATTAGGCCGAGCCCTTGGCTCGCTTGGCGGTCGCACCGACGTCTGTCTAAACCGAGTCCGGCAGGGGTCCGCAGATCGCTTGGGTGAGGGGACCTCTGATCTGATCAGGTGGCGCCGGGAGTGTGCTGCCACCGGATCCACATCAGCAGGACCAGCACTCGTGCCTCGTCGCATCGCTCCCTTCCTCGCCGTCCTGGCTGGGTACGAGTACGGAATATGGGTAGCACATCATGTGCTACGCTCTGGTTGTGCAGCGCATCGGTGTCCGTGAACTTCGACAGAACGCGTCGCGCTATCTCGCTCTGGTGAAGGGCGGCGAGACGGTAGAGGTGACCGAGCGGGGCGAACTGGTCGCCCTGCTGGTGCCGGCTCACCGCTCCTACGCCGCGAGGGATCGCCTGATCGCGGCCGGAAAGCTCATACCCGCGTCCAGCCCGACCGGGCGCCTGCGGTCACCTCATCCGGTGCCGATCGCGGCCGACGAGCCCACCAACCAGGAACTGCTCGACGCCGAGCGCGAGGATCGGCTGTGATCTACCTGGACTCCTCGGCGCTGATGAAGTTGGTCCGGGTGGAGGGCGAGACCGAGGCGCTGGGTGAGTGGCTGGCCCTGCGTCCTGAGCAACCTGTGGTCACCAGCGAGCTGGGACGGGTCGAGGTTCTGCGGGCCGCGCGGCGGGTCGGCGGCCGAGTCCTGACCGAGGCCCGCGCGGTGGTCGGCGACCTCGACCTGGTCCCTCTTGATCGCGCGGTGCAAGATCTCGCCTGTGACCTCGGTGAACCGCTGCTGCGGACTCCCGATGCGCTGCACCTGGCGTCAGCGGTACTGCTCAGCGAGCAGCTGACAGCATTCGTGGCCTACGATCACCGGCTCACCAGCGCGGCCGAGTCCGCAGGCCTGGTCGTTGCCACACCTGGCCAACCCCCATCTCCCCGGGAGCAATGACCCGCGGATGTACCGATGGGGACTGCCCCCGGTTCGGTTGACTCCTTGCCTGTGAGGCTGCGGCCTCGCTGGAAGGATCAGCATCGTGCCCAAGCCGTTCCCGCCGGAGTTCCGGCGTGACATGATCGCCGTGGCCCGCAAGGGCGAGGCGTCGATCTCTCAGGTCGCCCGCGACTTCGGGATCTCGGAGTCCTGCCTGCAACGCTGGTTGAAGGTCGCCGACCGAGACGACGGCCTGGCCCCACCTGCCTCCGGTGACCGCGCCGGCGGTGGGTCGACATTCGGATCATGGCCACGAGCGAGACACCGCTTG is a window of Pseudonocardia sp. T1-2H DNA encoding:
- a CDS encoding AbrB/MazE/SpoVT family DNA-binding domain-containing protein; this translates as MTEPEPNRLSADLVVNQQGRVTIPAQIRREAGIEAGTPLVVYVEDGRVVLETRERLAQRIRREIADSWTGEGSVVDELIADRRAEAAREDRS
- a CDS encoding type II toxin-antitoxin system VapC family toxin; amino-acid sequence: MTAPAAPAPVVLDTSAVLAWLRGEPGAAVVDPLLGAAVMSAANWSETWQKLHQHGVDADRATRRLRLLGVRVEPLTAADAVTAARLRDRTRNAGLSLGDRCCLALAERVGCTAVTADTAWPSSPSTISP
- a CDS encoding IS630 family transposase; this encodes MLEVGPVPLSRRSGSRGGQGGVRSPAVAPPAVPLSGWRRRVLDLYDHPPTDSRVVCVDEFGRLNLQPRTGKAWRPQRRPRRQRATYTRTAGVMHMLAALDLTTGKLFYRIEDRKRWIEFLDPLKVLRAHWLGEKLYVVCDNFSPHRHARVRLWCAANAVELVFLPTYGSWLNWIEAEFAALRYFARGGTDHRTHEEQNAAIGSYVRWRNARAQPKVNFAVNSPIRSWTSYPAKAA
- a CDS encoding type II toxin-antitoxin system Phd/YefM family antitoxin, giving the protein MQRIGVRELRQNASRYLALVKGGETVEVTERGELVALLVPAHRSYAARDRLIAAGKLIPASSPTGRLRSPHPVPIAADEPTNQELLDAEREDRL
- a CDS encoding type II toxin-antitoxin system VapC family toxin, with amino-acid sequence MIYLDSSALMKLVRVEGETEALGEWLALRPEQPVVTSELGRVEVLRAARRVGGRVLTEARAVVGDLDLVPLDRAVQDLACDLGEPLLRTPDALHLASAVLLSEQLTAFVAYDHRLTSAAESAGLVVATPGQPPSPREQ